CGATCTGATCGCCGGGCGCACGCCCGATCCGAAATACGGCCAGGTCGCCAAGCAGCGCTCGCTGCACAACAACTACCTGACGCTGCCCGTAATCTTCTTCATGCTGTCGAACCATTATCCGCTGGCCTTCGGCACGGCGTTCAACTGGGTGATTGCTGCGCTGGTCTTCCTGATGGGCGTCACCATCCGCCACTGGTTCAACACCACCCATGCGAGGAAAGGCCGCCCGACCTGGACATGGATCGTTACTGCCATCCTCTTCATCCTGATCATGTGGCTTTCAACCGCGCCGAAGCTGTTGACCGGCGAAGGGGAAACGGCGGCTGTCGCGCCCGCCTTCCAGCAATTCGCCGGCGATCCGCATTTTCCCGCGGTCAAGCAACTGGTCTCGACGCGCTGTTCCATGTGCCATGCCGCCGAGCCCGTCTATGAAGGCATCGTGCGGCCGCCGAAGGGCGTGACACTCGAAAACGACGCGGAAATTGCCGCCCATGCGCAAGAAATCTATATACAGGCGGGGCGCAGCCATGCCATGCCGCCCGGCAACGTGACCGATATCACGCCGGATGAACGCAAGCTGCTCGTCGCTTGGTTCGAAAGCGCCGTCGAAGGCAAGAAACGATGAAAACAACACTTCTGCGCGGCCGCCTGCTCTCCTTTCATCGCGCGCCGCTAAGCCTGGCCGACAGCCAGAGCTATCTCTACGAGGAGGATGGCGGCCTGCTGATCGAGGGCGGGCGGATCGCCGCTGTCGGCGCCTATGCCGACGTCAAGGCGAAGGCAGCCGCCGAGGTGGCCGAGGTCGACCACCGCCCGCATCTCATCCTGCCGGGCTTCATCGACATGCACCTGCATTTTCCGCAGATGCAGGTGATCGCCTCCTATGCCGCCAACCTGCTCGAATGGCTGAATACCTACACCTTTCCGGAGGAATGCCGCTTCGTTGAAAGCGCCCATGCTGAGAGGATCGCCACGCATTTCTACGACGAGCTGATCCGCCACGGCACGACGACGGCGGTCGCCTATTGCTCCGTGCACAAGACCTCCGCCGACGCCTTCTTCGCTGAGGCGATGAAACGCAACATGCGCATGGTCGGCGGCAAGGTGATGATGGACCGCAACGCGCCGCAGGGCCTGCTCGACACGCCCGAAATGGGCTACGACGAGACCCGCCAGGTCATAGCGGACTGGCACGGCAAAGGCCGCAACCACGTCGCCATCACCCCGCGCTTCGCCATCACCTCGACGCCGGCGCAGATGGAGGCGACATCAGCGCTCGCCCGCGAATTTCCCGACCTGCACATCCAGACGCATCTTTCGGAAAACCACGACGAGATCAAATTCACCTGTGAGCTCTATCCCGAGGCGATCGATTATACCGACATCTACGTCCGCTATGGCCTGCTCGGGCCGAAAAGCCTGTTCGGCCACGCCATCCACCTCTCGGAGCGTGAAGCCGATGTCATGAGCGAGACGGGCGCGGTCGCCGTCCATTGCCCGACTTCGAACCTCTTTCTCGGCTCCGGCCTGTTCCCGCTGAAGGCTCTGGCGCGACGCGAAAAGCCGGTCCGCATCGGCGTGGCAACCGATATCGGCGGCGGCTCCAGCTATTCGATGCTGCGGACCATGGACGAGGCCTATAAGATCCAGCAGTTGCTCGGAGAACGGCTGAACCCGCTGGAAAGCTACTACCTGATGACGCGCGGCAATGCCGAGGCGCTGTCGTTGGCCGACCGGATCGGCACACTGGACCCCGGCACCGAAGCCGATCTCGTCGTCCTCGATGCGGCCGCGACCCCGGCCATGGCGCTGAAGCTGGAAGCGGTGAAGACCCTGCCTGAGGAGCTCTTCCTCCTGCAGACGATGGGCGACGATCGGGCGATCGCCGAAACCTATGTGGCGGGTCTGCCTATGAAAGCGGGGCTTCGATGACACCCGCTTGCTCCCAAATAGAAGGCTCCCGACGACTGTATGAACCTCTTTCATTCCGTCCGCGGCCGAAAGCAGCCTAAAACGCCCGGATTTCCACTAACGCTTCTCCAAATGTCGTGTTAGGTCCGCTGATCGCATTCAGATGTGAAGGTTCAATTCATGGCCACTCCGCTCACGATCGCCGATCTCAAAGAACTCGCACGACGTCGTGTGCCGAAGATGTTTTTCGACTATGCGGATTCGGGCGCCTGGACGGAATCCACCTATCAAGCGAACGAGAGCGATTTCAGCCGGATCAAGCTGCGGCAGCGGGTTTTGGTCGACATGAGCGACCGCACGCTGGAAACGACGATGATCGGTCAGAAAGTGTCGATGCCGGTGGCCTTGGCGCCGACCGGCCTGACCGGTATGCAGCATGCCGACGGTGAGATGCTGGCAGCGCGCGCGGCGGAAGAATTCGGCGTTCCCTTCACCCTGTCGACCATGAGCATCTGCTCGATCGAGGACGTCGCATCGGTGACGACGCGCCGCTTCTGGTTCCAGCTCTACGTGATGCGAGACAAGGATTTCGTCCTCGGGCTGATCAACCGCGCCAAGGCCGCCAAATGCTCGGCATTGGTGCTGACCGCCGACCTGCAGGTTCTCGGCCAGCGCCACAAGGATCTGCGCAACGGCCTGTCGGCGCCGCCGAGATTCACCCCCAAACATGTCTGGCAGATGGCGATCCGGCCGTTCTGGTGCCTGGACATGCTGAAGACCAAGCGCCGCACCTTCGGCAATATCATCGGTCACGCGAAGAACGTCTCGAACATCACCTCGCTCGCAGCATGGACGCACGAGCAGTTCGATCCGCGGCTCTCCTGGGCCGATGTCGCCTGGATCAAGGAACAATGGGGCGGCCCTCTGATCATCAAGGGCGTGCTCGACCCGGAGGACGCCCGTGCGGCCGCCGACACCGGCGCCGACGCGATCGTCGTCTCCAATCACGGCGGCCGCCAGCTTGACGGCGCCCCCTCCTCGATCAGCATGTTGCCCGCGATCATCGATGCCGTCGGCGATCGCATCGAAGTCCATCTCGACGGCGGCATCCGCTCCGGCCAGGACGTGCTGAAGGCAGTAGCACTCGGCGCCAAAGGCACCTATATCGGCCGCCCCTTCCTCTACGGCCTCGGCGCCATGGGCAAGGAGGGCGTCACGCTGGCGCTCAGCATCATCCGCAAGGAGATGGACATCACCATGGCGCTCTGCGGCAAGCGTGATATCAATGACGTGAACGCGTCGATCATATCGAGGCAAGGCTGAACGCGCCGATGATGGCAGGGATAACCCGCCACACACCCAACATGCAATTCAGGCTGGCGGCGGGGCATGGCTCGCATCGAGCTGCAGGATTGCGAAAATCACGAGATAGAGGACGAGCGCCAAACGCTGCTGCCAGACGATGCGGCGGGATCCGGCGATCCGGCTCTCGAGGTCACGCGGCGTCCTGTCGGGCTTGCGAAGCTGCATCCGGGACAGCAGGTCGTCGACGGCGGCAAGACCGGCGGCCTCTGTCTCGTGGCTCGACGCGAGGCGAAATAGCAGCGCATCGAAGAGGAGATGGATCGCCAGCGCAAGAACAATTCCGCATAAGACAAGCATTAGTAGCCAGCCGAGCATTGGAGCAAAACCCCGATATCCCGCGGTGACGGGGCCGGCAATCAGTGGCAACAGCGCTGCCAGCCCGCAGAAGATTGAATTGCGACCGAGATCTCGCGCAGCCGCCGAGGCCGCGGTTTTCCACTGCGTCATTGCAAGCTCTCCGTCACGGCATGGATGCTTTCCGCGGGCAGATGAACACGCCGGCCCGCGCGTTCGATCAGTTGCAAGGCTTCGGCTGAATTCTCGCAACGTCGGCTGATGACCAGCCAGCTTGCGATGACGCTGGCGCTTCGCTGGAAACCGAGCGCACAGCAGACGAGGACTGGCCCCTCGTGACGCACAGCTTCGATGAGGGTCGCCGCGGCTCGCGCCTGGCTGGTGGCGAGGCCTGTAAGATCAAGGGCGGGAAAACTGCACCAGCGCGCAAGCGTCCCGCTCGGGCGCTGAAACTCGCCGGTGATGTCGATGACCGTGGCAAAACGGTCGGCCTCGTGGCGACGCGGAAAACGACCGAGATGGACGCCATCGGCGATCACCA
This DNA window, taken from Rhizobium etli CFN 42, encodes the following:
- the puuD gene encoding urate hydroxylase PuuD, with product MYEYAIAWEWLAFAARWFHVITAIAWIGSSFYFIALDLGLVKRPHLPPGAYGEEWQVHGGGFYHIQKYLVAPAQMPEHLTWFKYESYFTWISGFLMLCIVYYGGADLFLIDRHVLDISPPVAIAISLASLAIGWLIYDLLCKSPLGRNTWGLTAVLYVVLVFMAWGYTQLFTGRAAFLHLGAFTATIMSANVFMIIIPNQKIVVADLIAGRTPDPKYGQVAKQRSLHNNYLTLPVIFFMLSNHYPLAFGTAFNWVIAALVFLMGVTIRHWFNTTHARKGRPTWTWIVTAILFILIMWLSTAPKLLTGEGETAAVAPAFQQFAGDPHFPAVKQLVSTRCSMCHAAEPVYEGIVRPPKGVTLENDAEIAAHAQEIYIQAGRSHAMPPGNVTDITPDERKLLVAWFESAVEGKKR
- a CDS encoding alpha-hydroxy acid oxidase is translated as MATPLTIADLKELARRRVPKMFFDYADSGAWTESTYQANESDFSRIKLRQRVLVDMSDRTLETTMIGQKVSMPVALAPTGLTGMQHADGEMLAARAAEEFGVPFTLSTMSICSIEDVASVTTRRFWFQLYVMRDKDFVLGLINRAKAAKCSALVLTADLQVLGQRHKDLRNGLSAPPRFTPKHVWQMAIRPFWCLDMLKTKRRTFGNIIGHAKNVSNITSLAAWTHEQFDPRLSWADVAWIKEQWGGPLIIKGVLDPEDARAAADTGADAIVVSNHGGRQLDGAPSSISMLPAIIDAVGDRIEVHLDGGIRSGQDVLKAVALGAKGTYIGRPFLYGLGAMGKEGVTLALSIIRKEMDITMALCGKRDINDVNASIISRQG
- the guaD gene encoding guanine deaminase, coding for MKTTLLRGRLLSFHRAPLSLADSQSYLYEEDGGLLIEGGRIAAVGAYADVKAKAAAEVAEVDHRPHLILPGFIDMHLHFPQMQVIASYAANLLEWLNTYTFPEECRFVESAHAERIATHFYDELIRHGTTTAVAYCSVHKTSADAFFAEAMKRNMRMVGGKVMMDRNAPQGLLDTPEMGYDETRQVIADWHGKGRNHVAITPRFAITSTPAQMEATSALAREFPDLHIQTHLSENHDEIKFTCELYPEAIDYTDIYVRYGLLGPKSLFGHAIHLSEREADVMSETGAVAVHCPTSNLFLGSGLFPLKALARREKPVRIGVATDIGGGSSYSMLRTMDEAYKIQQLLGERLNPLESYYLMTRGNAEALSLADRIGTLDPGTEADLVVLDAAATPAMALKLEAVKTLPEELFLLQTMGDDRAIAETYVAGLPMKAGLR